One Penaeus monodon isolate SGIC_2016 chromosome 37, NSTDA_Pmon_1, whole genome shotgun sequence genomic region harbors:
- the LOC119596040 gene encoding uncharacterized protein LOC119596040, translating to MTANSLCSEDCIVLLPNPSFFEQESSKKGKDGSSGPPLDSKPPGGKDDGLGVAQIIITAATPMVESHEEELGAAGEDSRAEADQDPTEAHHPEAERSECEGEAVLLDDEGRQPPPPPAPEGPREMRAGPEAQQKAQQGAEQGAEGTDSPSPKSPSPSDGPPDLDPEKLKALERIKESNA from the exons ATGACTGCAAATTCACTGTGCTCAGAAGACTGTATTGTGTTATTACCTAA TCCCTCTTTCTTTGAACAGGAGTCAAGTAAGAAGGGTAAGGACGGAAGCAGTGGACCTCCTCTGGACTCTAAACCTCCGGGTGGAAAAGATGACG GTCTCGGCGTGGCGCAGATCATCATCACGGCCGCCACGCCCATGGTGGAGAGCCACGAGGAGGAGCTCGGGGCCGCCGGTGAGGACTCGAGAGCCGAGGCCGACCAGGACCCGACGGAGGCGCACCACCCCGAGGCCGAGCGGTCCGAGTGCGAGGGCGAGGCGGTGCTGCTCGACGACGAGGGCCGCCAGCCgcctcccccacccgcccccgAAGGCCCCAGGGAGATGAGGGCGGGGCCGGAGGCGCAGCAGAAGGCGCAGCAGGGAGCGGAGCAGGGGGCCGAGGGGACGGACTCCCCGTCGCCGAAGTCACCGAGCCCGAGCGACGGCCCCCCGGACCTCGACCCCGAGAAACTCAAGGCCTTAGAGAGAATCAAGGAATCCAATGCTTAG